The following proteins are encoded in a genomic region of Dyadobacter sp. UC 10:
- a CDS encoding DUF3427 domain-containing protein, protein MQQGLYENLITKLIDSKISSLDKQQFFVKETPVEKSEVARVLSQHVSRLLNYGLSLISGDDSIDRQITVSNKIISVLRTELEYADFDEDLISLNGKILNAVFAKMDAPFSDFEKHIKEITPFTGLAQSELFTGSNVGLSLESELKKEILSSDKIYFLVSFIKWSGIRIFQKELEEFTRCGNSLKIITTSYMGATDLKAVEFLAGLPNCEVKVSYNTENERLHAKSYLFFRDTGFNTGYIGSSNISRSALTSGLEWNLKVTTQEVGHIIDKFAKTFETYWQDGEFEYFRSGEHSEKLKIALGREKNKGQVEGTSFFDIKPLPFQEEILEKLLAEREIHNRYRNLIVAATGTGKTVVSAFDFKNFLKTQPNARLLFVAHRKEILMQARATFAGILRDNNFGDLWVDGIEPDNYDVVFASVMTLANRIEELPLSESYYDFIIVDEVHHIAANSYRPILNKFKPKVLLGLTATPERTDGADILADFCDTIAAEIRLPEAMNRKLLCPFQYFGISDSTDLSNATWQNGRYLPSELTRIYTHNDIRVGEIINHCRNYLTDYEDVRALSFCVTREHAIYMAEKFTLAGLKADYLISGGDREELRSTIKSKLLRKDINYLFVVDIFNEGVDIPEIDTVLFLRPTESLTVFLQQLGRGLRLSEGKECLTVLDFVGNARPEYDFEGKFRALIGKTNTSTLEELERDFPHLPLGCSIVLEKKAKEIILKNIRSATQLNTNQLVTKIANFRHQTTMPLSLKNFVAFHNIPLQAIYKRATWSKLCQLANRLDDLLPINEEETKRTILKKWLCCNSFSYLSFILRMAKQKFQVDVDALPGHEKLMLTMLHYDFWQSPGGAEDLSASIAKIGRNEQLVSEMVELLELVIDRIAHIEMDAALPFVQPLKVHSRYSREQILAAFEESTFERKSSNREGVVNLEAKNAELLLITLEKTEANYSPTTLYNDYAVSEKIFHWQSQNTARPETGKGLSYLKQKQTGKSILLFVREKNNDEFNNTIAYVFLGLADYIDHYGAKPMSINWALRESAPHYIWKDMAKMAVG, encoded by the coding sequence ATGCAGCAAGGCCTTTACGAGAATTTAATTACTAAGCTTATCGATTCAAAGATAAGCTCCCTCGATAAACAACAATTCTTTGTAAAGGAAACACCTGTCGAAAAGAGCGAGGTCGCTCGCGTGCTTAGTCAGCATGTAAGTCGCCTTTTGAACTACGGTCTCAGCTTGATATCAGGAGATGATAGTATTGATCGTCAAATTACAGTATCAAATAAGATTATAAGCGTTCTTCGAACGGAGCTTGAGTACGCTGATTTTGACGAGGATTTAATCTCCCTAAATGGAAAAATCCTGAATGCTGTATTCGCGAAAATGGATGCGCCTTTCTCCGATTTTGAAAAACATATCAAGGAAATAACACCATTTACAGGTTTAGCACAAAGCGAGTTATTCACGGGTTCCAATGTCGGGCTTTCGCTCGAAAGTGAGTTGAAAAAAGAAATACTGTCTTCTGATAAGATATACTTCCTTGTTTCCTTCATTAAATGGTCGGGTATTAGAATCTTCCAGAAGGAACTTGAAGAATTTACCCGTTGCGGTAATTCCCTTAAAATCATCACGACCTCCTACATGGGCGCGACCGACTTGAAAGCAGTGGAGTTTTTAGCCGGATTGCCCAATTGTGAAGTGAAGGTCTCATACAATACTGAAAACGAGCGGCTACACGCCAAATCGTATTTGTTTTTCCGAGATACCGGCTTCAATACCGGCTACATTGGCTCATCCAATATTTCAAGGAGCGCGCTAACCAGCGGACTGGAGTGGAACTTGAAAGTAACGACTCAGGAAGTTGGTCACATCATAGATAAATTCGCGAAGACTTTTGAAACGTATTGGCAAGACGGAGAATTCGAATATTTTAGGTCAGGGGAACATTCGGAGAAACTAAAAATTGCCCTCGGGAGAGAGAAGAATAAAGGCCAGGTCGAAGGGACTTCTTTCTTTGATATAAAGCCTTTACCGTTCCAGGAAGAAATTTTAGAAAAGCTTTTAGCAGAAAGGGAAATTCATAATAGATATAGAAACTTGATTGTCGCTGCGACCGGTACAGGCAAAACGGTAGTCTCGGCATTTGATTTCAAAAACTTTCTGAAAACCCAACCAAACGCAAGATTGCTTTTCGTCGCACACAGAAAGGAAATATTGATGCAGGCAAGGGCAACTTTTGCAGGCATTCTGCGCGACAACAACTTTGGCGACCTCTGGGTTGACGGCATCGAGCCAGACAACTACGATGTTGTGTTTGCGTCCGTGATGACTCTTGCAAATCGCATTGAGGAGCTACCGCTTTCGGAAAGCTATTATGACTTCATTATCGTTGATGAAGTGCACCACATTGCCGCTAATAGCTACCGTCCAATTCTAAATAAATTTAAGCCGAAGGTGCTTCTTGGCTTAACCGCGACTCCCGAGCGTACCGACGGGGCTGATATTCTGGCGGATTTTTGTGATACAATTGCAGCGGAAATCAGATTGCCTGAGGCAATGAACAGGAAACTGCTTTGTCCATTTCAATATTTTGGAATTAGCGACAGTACAGATTTATCTAATGCAACCTGGCAGAATGGACGCTATCTTCCAAGCGAGCTGACGAGAATTTACACCCATAATGATATTCGGGTGGGAGAAATAATTAATCATTGCAGAAACTATCTCACAGACTATGAGGATGTCAGGGCACTGAGTTTTTGTGTAACTCGGGAACACGCCATTTACATGGCAGAAAAGTTTACATTGGCGGGCTTAAAAGCGGATTACCTTATTAGCGGAGGTGACCGCGAAGAATTGAGATCCACTATTAAATCTAAATTGTTGCGAAAGGATATCAATTACCTCTTCGTGGTTGATATTTTCAATGAAGGTGTCGATATCCCAGAAATTGACACAGTGCTGTTTTTACGGCCTACCGAAAGCTTGACCGTGTTTCTTCAACAACTTGGTAGGGGTTTGCGACTGTCAGAAGGTAAGGAGTGCTTGACTGTTCTTGACTTTGTCGGCAATGCCCGGCCAGAATACGATTTTGAAGGTAAATTCAGAGCGCTCATAGGTAAAACCAATACTTCCACGCTGGAAGAGCTCGAACGTGATTTCCCACATTTGCCATTGGGATGCTCCATTGTTTTGGAAAAGAAGGCAAAGGAAATCATTCTAAAAAACATAAGGTCGGCGACCCAGCTCAATACCAATCAGCTCGTTACCAAGATTGCCAATTTCCGGCATCAAACCACAATGCCTTTATCGCTAAAAAACTTTGTCGCTTTCCATAACATTCCGCTGCAAGCGATTTACAAGCGAGCGACTTGGAGCAAACTCTGTCAGTTGGCGAATCGGTTGGACGATCTCTTGCCAATCAATGAGGAGGAGACGAAGCGCACGATCCTAAAAAAATGGCTTTGCTGTAATTCATTCAGCTATTTGTCATTCATTCTAAGGATGGCGAAGCAGAAGTTTCAGGTAGATGTAGATGCGTTGCCCGGTCATGAAAAGTTAATGCTAACCATGCTTCACTATGACTTTTGGCAAAGCCCAGGCGGAGCAGAAGACCTATCGGCAAGTATTGCAAAAATTGGAAGAAATGAACAGCTGGTGAGTGAAATGGTCGAGCTGCTCGAACTGGTGATTGACAGAATTGCGCACATCGAAATGGACGCTGCTCTGCCGTTCGTTCAACCGCTCAAAGTTCATAGCCGATATTCGAGGGAACAGATCTTGGCTGCTTTCGAAGAAAGCACATTTGAAAGGAAATCCAGCAATCGGGAAGGGGTCGTAAACCTGGAAGCGAAGAATGCCGAGCTGCTGCTAATAACGCTGGAAAAGACCGAAGCAAATTACTCTCCGACCACATTGTATAACGATTACGCAGTCAGTGAAAAGATATTTCACTGGCAGTCTCAGAACACCGCCAGGCCTGAAACTGGCAAGGGGCTTTCATATTTGAAGCAAAAGCAAACAGGGAAATCGATTCTTCTTTTTGTGCGGGAGAAGAACAATGATGAATTCAATAATACGATTGCCTATGTCTTCCTGGGCCTGGCGGATTATATCGACCATTATGGAGCGAAGCCGATGAGTATCAATTGGGCATTGCGCGAGTCAGCTCCGCATTATATCTGGAAGGATATGGCGAAGATGGCAGTTGGGTGA
- a CDS encoding alpha/beta fold hydrolase, whose translation MSIKILTILTLLASTLSAFSQEKMVSVNGVNYHVLTRSLEQRKLAQPVLVFENGMGMGLGNWDTITDSLANGAPIFLYDRQGVDKSEKVFQLPTPQKIAANLKSLLQELKVEPPYILVGHSMGGVYTRAFAGYYPDDIAGLVFVDPADFTETKADWNQIFRAIGVSEKRIDEMLTKRLYTPSKVDSSRYAVWSEGQVLTDLRKTDFAELSSLPIPQVPILFFVGGKLEVSMERRSKDYDHERFFEVKNSSNMLRWRRFIHSSSKGGALIYLSNSGHFVHRDDAAMVIGNISMMLKGLEK comes from the coding sequence ATGTCGATAAAAATCCTAACCATTCTAACTCTACTGGCATCCACGCTCTCCGCTTTCTCTCAGGAAAAAATGGTAAGTGTAAACGGCGTTAATTATCACGTTCTTACGAGAAGCTTGGAGCAAAGAAAGCTGGCTCAGCCGGTCTTGGTTTTTGAAAATGGTATGGGTATGGGGCTAGGAAATTGGGATACCATAACGGATTCGCTTGCTAATGGCGCTCCTATTTTTCTTTATGACAGGCAAGGCGTGGATAAATCAGAAAAGGTTTTCCAGCTGCCTACTCCTCAGAAGATAGCAGCGAACCTCAAATCACTTTTGCAGGAACTGAAAGTTGAACCGCCGTATATATTGGTCGGTCATTCCATGGGTGGTGTATACACGCGGGCTTTCGCAGGATATTATCCCGATGATATTGCGGGGCTCGTGTTTGTTGATCCCGCAGATTTTACAGAAACAAAGGCGGACTGGAATCAGATTTTCAGGGCAATTGGTGTTTCTGAAAAGCGAATTGACGAAATGCTTACTAAGCGATTATACACTCCTTCGAAAGTAGATTCGTCGCGCTACGCCGTATGGAGCGAGGGACAAGTTTTAACTGATTTGCGAAAAACCGACTTCGCTGAGCTTAGTAGCTTACCCATTCCACAGGTGCCCATCCTGTTTTTTGTCGGAGGAAAACTTGAAGTTTCAATGGAACGCCGGAGTAAGGATTATGATCATGAGCGGTTCTTTGAAGTAAAGAATAGTTCGAATATGCTAAGATGGAGACGCTTTATTCATTCTTCCAGTAAAGGTGGCGCACTGATTTATTTAAGCAACAGTGGACATTTTGTACATCGAGACGACGCGGCAATGGTGATTGGGAATATAAGCATGATGCTCAAAGGCTTAGAAAAATAA
- a CDS encoding FISUMP domain-containing protein: MMKQHIFTVVATLFFTQVGIAQSTGTFTDSRDGQTYKTISFKEVSTGKTVTWMAQNLNYKVEGSYAYDDNEINRKELGLLYTWEAAKKASLGGWHLATDSEWAMLVNHFGGKDNAGEALKSIKGWNEDGNGTNSSGFDAPAGGQRKPDGSYFAQGVLGIFWTSLPSTDSNAWAWNFHYGGPPSSNKKNLKKAFRWDGPVSGGLSVRLVRD; this comes from the coding sequence ATGATGAAACAACACATCTTTACCGTAGTTGCTACCTTGTTTTTTACACAAGTAGGAATTGCCCAATCTACCGGGACCTTCACTGACTCGCGAGATGGTCAAACGTATAAAACAATCAGCTTTAAAGAAGTTTCGACGGGGAAAACCGTCACCTGGATGGCACAAAACCTGAACTATAAAGTTGAAGGTAGCTATGCTTATGATGACAATGAGATTAATAGAAAAGAGCTGGGCTTGCTTTACACCTGGGAGGCGGCGAAAAAAGCCAGCCTCGGCGGTTGGCATTTAGCGACGGATAGCGAATGGGCTATGCTTGTGAATCATTTTGGCGGAAAGGACAATGCCGGTGAAGCGTTAAAAAGCATTAAAGGCTGGAATGAAGACGGTAATGGTACCAATAGCAGTGGGTTCGACGCGCCTGCAGGAGGTCAGCGGAAACCTGATGGTAGCTATTTTGCCCAAGGTGTTCTCGGTATCTTTTGGACGTCCTTACCTAGTACAGATAGTAACGCCTGGGCATGGAACTTTCATTATGGTGGACCTCCCAGTAGCAATAAAAAAAATTTAAAAAAAGCTTTCCGTTGGGATGGCCCAGTTTCTGGCGGACTTTCAGTTCGTCTGGTTCGGGATTAA
- a CDS encoding antibiotic biosynthesis monooxygenase, protein MPIHVAITRKVLPGKEEEFKEALRHFLGDSFMHGGVHGAAMMTALPGSESREIGILRTFANQAECDAFYNSKLFKDWEAFASTLTEEPVYRELTGLEAWFRSPVPPPRWKMAVATLCGVYPTSLFLTYVLGPFIQGLHPALRTLIVAGCMVGLLTWVVMPQVTKVLKPWLSGSLNSSK, encoded by the coding sequence ATGCCCATTCACGTAGCTATTACCCGTAAAGTACTTCCTGGAAAAGAGGAAGAATTCAAAGAAGCGTTGCGACATTTTTTGGGAGATTCTTTTATGCATGGCGGCGTTCATGGTGCGGCGATGATGACTGCTTTACCGGGCAGCGAGAGCCGCGAAATAGGAATATTGAGGACTTTCGCCAACCAGGCCGAGTGCGATGCTTTTTATAATTCAAAGCTTTTCAAAGACTGGGAAGCCTTTGCATCGACATTGACCGAAGAGCCAGTCTATCGGGAGCTTACCGGGCTGGAAGCCTGGTTCCGCTCACCTGTTCCTCCCCCAAGGTGGAAAATGGCCGTGGCAACACTTTGCGGAGTATATCCTACCAGCCTGTTCCTGACTTATGTTCTTGGCCCGTTCATTCAGGGGCTCCATCCTGCATTGAGAACTTTGATTGTGGCCGGATGTATGGTTGGGCTGCTTACTTGGGTCGTGATGCCGCAGGTTACGAAAGTGCTGAAACCGTGGCTTTCTGGAAGCTTAAACAGTAGCAAGTAA